In Rhodamnia argentea isolate NSW1041297 chromosome 5, ASM2092103v1, whole genome shotgun sequence, the DNA window ATCAACATGGGAGGTTTGATGCTAATGGTTACTTAAAGAGGTACCTAAGTGGAAGTAAAGAGTTCAGCATTTTTCCCCATCTATTGACTGAAGAGCTAGTGGGTGTGTCGTGTTGGAGAAGCATGTACCCCGTGGAAGTATTCTTGGGTATATTTGCACAAGCTTTAGATTTCTTGCAGTTTTGTGTGGTTGTCATCTTTCTAATCCTTTCATCTTGTATATTAACTCTCATATATGAGGAAACAAAGAGATGGAACCGATGGAATGTGTAATGCCAAAGGTAGAGATGGAACAAGAATAAGTGAAAGTTAAATGCAATGATGAAGTTTCAAATACAACATTATCCTTGGGTGCAAGGATTCTTGAAGGGGAAGGAAGTTCTTGAATGACAAATAATCAGGATTGTCAATCTTAGTCGCTGCATCTTGTGCACTTCTTGTGGTAGAGAGTTAGTTCTAGCTGTCACCTTTTCTAGTTGGCTTTTAAATTGTTATTTAGTTGCaatcaattcttcttcttcttctacatcTCGTTCTCGATCTCAACCCtggttgttttttctttcttgaaaaatttcGCTGAGTTTTTCTGCTTACATCAGCTTCTAggtgtttgggaaaatttttgtGGCTGTTGATTTTATTGTGATTAGATCTTAGATGAAAGTTAAAAGTTTACATACTATATTGTAGATCTAATAACCGTAATTAACCAGGTTTTGAATATTGGCCGAGTGTGAacaagacaagaaaaattagtttgttTCACTGGTGAACATTCCTTTGTTCAGTTAGGTGGTTAAAGTTGGGTATTTAAGGTGGTGTATGATttgattcgaaaaaaaaaaagttggtgtATTATTGATTAAGAGgttcaaaaaatttcgaaagACTGGCCTTCTAGGAGTAATGGCATAAGACTTATGACTTGTAATTAGATAATGTTCAGGAAGATAATTGTGGTGAATTTTTATCGATTCTTTCTCACAAGCATCCTTGCCAATGTTAGTTGCGGACATTAGTAATTTTTTGGATGTGATAATGTTGATAACAAGGAGCATGCCAAACAACTGAACTCTTTGATCTTGTGAATTTGTTCATAGCTTTGTGGTTTTAGCAATAGATTATATGCTTATGATTGCATACATCCATGTTGACAGAGAAGGAGATTTTCCAACCTTTCCTTTAAAAGTCACAAAAATTGATCTTCAGGATCCTTTGGTATCCCTCTTGATCTTTTATGTAAAGGTTTTAGTATATCCATTAAGATCTATAACAGTAATTGGGTTGGTTTTTTGGATATGATAGCCTTTTTTATCACTTGATTTATTGTGATATTGCATCAATGTCTATGCAAGTAAGTCTTGTTTCATTTAATATGGTAGTAGTAAATTGTGGGTATGGTTTCttgtatcttttctttttatgtgccaattttttttttggtcgaatatgtGCCAAAGTTTATAGAGTGgtgaatcatcatttttttttgttgcctctTAAATGCTACAATGATTTTATTCTGCAGTAGTGTGGATATCAAATTTAAGTTTTATGTATTGCTCCTtgatttggcttttttttttggttttacaTTATTTGATGAGTTCATTAAACGATCAATTATCTTCTCCTGACAGAATATGAGCAGCTTGGTCGAACGGCTACGTGCCAGGTCAGATCGAAGGCCAATTTACAGTATAGATGAATCGGATGACGATGATTTTGGACCCCGAAAACCTGGGTTGACTCAGGACAAGCTAGAAAAAATAGTGAGGGATGACGCGGTCTGTAttagcatcttttttttttttttccagtattccaattttcatgattgtAGCCTTTTTTCACGATTGTAGCATGTTTTCATCGATGCTTCTACTTTATACTTGAGAGTATGCATTTAAGATGGAAACAGAGGAGTGGGCTGGAAAATTAATTGGCTTCGTGACAGAAAGCGGCTTCCAATTGTGCTCTAATTTGGATTTGTGTGTTCATTGTACTTTTATGCGGTGCTTGAGATTTGTTTTATTGTCTCATATCTTTTGCAGTACGGTGATTCAAAACACATattctttctctttccatttTTAATGTTATTAGTCATTTAATATCAGTAATATGTTAACCTAGttatttggtttttggtttcCCGAATGAAAGTTAGATCATGGTTGCTTCCATAATGATGTGGTTTTCATTTCTGAACTGTTCATCTGCTTTCTTTGATTAACAGAAGGGAGATTCTTGTCAAGCCTGTGGTGAAAGTGAAAATCTTTTGAGCTGCGAGACATGTAATTATTCTTACCATGCCAAGTGTTTGATTCCGCCGCTCAGAGCTCCTTATCCCAGCAATTGGAAATGTCCTGAATGTGTATGGCTCCATTATAtgtattctcttttctttctttcttttggcaaGTTCTCAATCGTTTGGCATATGTGAGAAGTGCTATGTGATTTCAGGTGAGCCCCTTGAATGACATTGAGAAGATTTTAGACTGTGAAATGCGCCCCACTGTGGCTGGCGATAGTGATGCTTCTACACTTGGTACAAAgcaaatttttgtgaaacaatATCTTGTTAAGTGGAAGGGATTGTCCTATCTGCATTGCACCTGGTAATTTTAGGCTTTATCATTTCCTCAGTAATGACAGTTGCCATATGAGATTGATTACTTCTGTAATTACGCTTTTTGTGTCTCTTTTACTATGGCTGGGAAATCAGACTTTTCATTGGGTGTTCAGCTTTGCTTGCTATGCAACTTCCATCGTATTCTCCATGCAGGATCCCTGAGAAGGAGTTTCTAAAAGCTTTCAAGTCAACTCCTCGGTTAAGGACAAAGGTGAACAACTTCCACAAGCAAATGGCATCAAACAATAATGCTGATGATGAATTTGTTGCCATAAGACCAGAATGGACCACAGTTGATCGGATTATCGCGTGCAGGTTTGATTATCTGGACCTCGAGTTCTTTGGGAGATGTTTTTCTTTGCCTTcaggcaatttgtttttgctatcTAATCTGCTCTTGATGTGTGGTTTGAGTACTTGTGCTCCTAGGTACAATGTTGTACATCCGTTGTGCTGCTagtacttttcaattttttgcaacTTAGACTGTCATCAAGAAAATTATTTACTTGTTGATCTGGTTTTATTTATTCCTCTGTTTTCATGCTATGTTGATCTTTTCTACATTCTCATCTGGTTATTTattaatctttcgatttttgaATTGCATAAATAAGTGTGGTGTCATGTACTGAATGCTGTAGGTTAAATGATGATGAAAAGGAATATCTAGTGAAGTGGAAAGAGCTTTCCTATGATGAATGTTACTGGGAATTTGAGACGGATATTTCTGCGTTCCAgccagaaattgaaaaatttaatcaaatacAGTCCAGGTCTCGCAGATCATCTTATGCTAAACAAAAGAGTAGCCTTCGAGACTCTTCTGATCTGAGGAAGAAGCAGAAGGAATTTCATCAGTATGAACATAGCCCAGAATTTCTTACAGGAGGTATAATTCGCAGTATTGTGGTGTTGCATTCTGCTGCTTCGATTTATCTTTCGTCTATTTCCTTATCCTTGTCTGTCTGCTGCTTTTGATAATGAAGGTTCGCTGCATCCTTATCAGCTTGAAGGCCTTAACTTTCTACGGTTCTCTTGGTCTAAACAGACACATGTGATTCTTGCTGATGAGATGGGTCTTGGTATGCCTCTGTCACGAGGAAAATTTATGCACTgaatttacttttttgttttctgtgtAAGCTATTCTTTATATTTTGCAGGCAAAACTATACAGAGTATTGCTTTTTTAGCATCTCTGTTTGAAGAAAATTTATATCCATTCTTAGTTGTAGCTCCACTTTCTACTCTGCGGAATTGGGAACGGGAGTTTGCTACATGGGCACCTCAATTGAATGTTGTATGTATATTAAACTCTTATTACATCATATTTATCGACAATACCGGTGACCATTGTTATGTGAGGTTCTGCTTTCATAGGTCATGTATGTTGGCACTTCCCAAGCTCGTGCCATAATACGAGACTACGAATTTTACTTCCCCAAAAGCAAGAAgctcaagagaaaaaaatctggCCAGCTTGTTAGCGAGACCAAGCAAGACAGGATAAAATTTGACGTCCTCTTGACATCGTATGAGATGGTTAATCTGGACACAGCAGCATTGAAGCCGATACAGTGGGAATGCATGGTAAGATTGAACTCATAAATATTACCCAACATGATGAAGGCTTGACATGATGTTTTCCTTCAGATTGTTGATGAAGGCCATCGTTTGAAAAATAAGGATTCCAAATTGTTCCATTCATTGAAGCAGTATTCAAGCAGACATCGAGTCCTATTGACTGGAACCCCTCTTCAGGTGAGTTGTTTATGATATTATCCAGTCCTAAGTGTTAAATAACACTACTGCCAGGTATTAGTATTTACTTGAACAACTTTCCAATTATAGCTAGATCTGCCTTCACTCAAACCTTGTTGTGTTTTTTCTTATAATAACCTCCTACTTGAATGCTTAGCTTATATTTGATTCATGGACCATTGAAGCCTTTGATGGACAAAATCACATGTCcattagttttctttttatgatgaGGGAGGGTTATAGTTTCCTTGATGTGCAAGCCAAATTTCATGACTTTATAGCCCATATCTTTACAGCATATGGCCTACTACTTAATTTCTTAACCTCATTCCTGGAAAGAGAACTTGTTATCAGAGTACAGACTGACCGGATAAGCAAACCCAATTTCGTTTGCAGCTagatttagccttttttttttttttaaaaaaaaaaatctgtgtaTAATCTTTTTTCCACCTCCATGTGACTTTTGCTGACAACAGTGTGAGGACGTGGTTTACTCAGTAGGTGCCAGGGTTTGAGCGACTGAGTTTGGATTGCCGACTGAATTTCTTGGTTAAattgtcaatttttccttttgaacatAGGTCTCTGTGACTGAACCACACGAGTCTGCGTTCTATTTATTGTTTCTGTCATTAGTTGGTGACAACCTTATAGTATCTTTCCATTCAGAGAATGTCGGTGGAGTGTTTTCGTTGGTGCAAGTCTGAGTTCCTTTACTTTTCTTGGTGGAGTCAAGAAGTGtgtaattaattttgaagaattaCCCTGGGTGGGTGTTTCGCAGTGAGTAAACTTTGGATGTTGGGTTGGAGCATGGAATAGTTAAGCCAAGCACCAGTGTCTTAGTTATGGTAACAGAACTTAGGATTAGATATCTTGTGTGTggaatttttccctttcctagcttttcttttattcttgtcTGTATTTTGTATTACCATAGTTATTAGCAACAATTACTCACAACTGCTTATTTGGTACATTTTCAGAATAATCTGGATGAGCTTTTTATGCTTATGCATTTTCTTGATGCCGGGAAGGTTTGTCTGAATGGACATTTTGAAAATATCAGAATACTTTGTTTAGATCTATGATGGATTTAAATCTGGCTGATACCTCTCCGATCGATTTTGGCGCCTGCAGTTTGGAAGCTTGGAAGAATTCCAGGAAGAATTTAGAGACATCAATCAGGAGGAGCAGATTATAAGACTTCATAAAATGCTGGCTCCACACCTTCTTCGAAGTATGACTCCCAAACTAGTGATGCAAACGTTTCGCGTTTAACAAAGGAGAAGAAACGATTTTTTGTCAACACTTTTGGCTCATAGAGATATTTCATCTTCTTGGCATTTTGTAGACTTCATAAAATGCTGGCTCCACACCTTCTTCAAATTATGACTCCCAAACTAGTGATGCAAACATTTCGCGTTTGACAAAGTAGAAGAACGATTTTTTGTCAATGCTTTTGGCTGAAAGAGTTATTtcatcttcttggccttttgtATCCCTTGAGAATTTTCTTCACTGTAAGCGACAATAATGATCCCGACGATGCAATTAAAGTAAAGAATTAATTAAATTCTCTCAGTGAAGTTAAATTCCAGTGACCTCCTGGATAGGGTAAATCTCACAATACTGATTGGAGACAATAGCTGTCAAGTAGAACTTTTGTATGACCGTCAGTTACATGATAGTAGACACATAGCTACCACATGTAATGGGAgtttcatttttaataggttTAGTCTTCTAATCGAATGTGAATCAAATTTGCGTGATACTGCAGGAGTAAAGAAAGATGTCATGAAGGAGCTGCCCCCAAAAAAGGAACTTATTTTACGTGTTGAGTTGAGTGCCAAACAGAAAGAATACTACAAGGCCATTCTAACTCGTAATTATCAGATACTAACACGGCGAGGTGGTGCCCAGGTAGAATAAGGAGATTTACTGGAAGGAGCTATTCTTTATATTTGACGACACCATTCTAATTGGATTTATTCTAATTGGATTTGTTCTAAGTGGCAGATATCTCTTATCAATGTGGTTATGGAACTGCGGAAACTGTGTTGCCATCCTTACATGCTAGAAGGAGTTGAACCAGATATAGAAGATGGTGGTGAAGCCTACAAGTATATTATTATCCCTTTGATTTCGTATCGTGTTACTGAAGATGGCTCTAACGTTATTTGCATTTCGTTGAATTTTATGCGATTTGCTGCCTAGAACACTCGACTTAGTTATGAGAGCAGCCACACACTTGATCTGATGCTGCAATTGTCAGCTTGTCTGTTCTTCAAATTTATGagtcacctttttttttcttcgactTTCTTTTGACAGACAACTCCTGGAATCTTGTGGGAAATTGCAGCTGTTGGACAAAATGATGGTGAAGCTTAAAGAGCAAGGGCATAGAGTGCTCATTTATACACAATTCCAGCATATGTTAGACTTACTTGAAGATTACTGCACTTACAAGGTATCCATCTGACGTCAATACTTTGAACGTTTGTTCTTTTCGGCATGTAATTCGTGGTTTTTAGCTTTCTAATGTCATCATTTGCTGATATGGTGGGTGCACTCGCATCTCATTTCCCGCACAGAAATGGCAATATGAAAGGATAGATGGGAAGGTAGGTGGAGCAGAGAGACAAATACGTATTGATCGCTTTAATGCCAAAAACTCCACCagattttgtttccttctctcTACAAGAGCCGGAGGCTTGGGAATAAACCTTGCTACTGCAGACACCGTAATTATATACGACAGGTAAAGTGGTTGATTAATTAATTTCTAATTGTATTAGAGAGTTTGCACTgaataaatattattaagaGGTTCAACTCCTAGACTGTTAAGTTGAGAAATATCTGTGATTTGTTGAacttaaaattctaaaagaggATTTGCTTTGTTATCATATCTACTGTTGGATTGACAACGGTGTTGATATAGTTATCTTCTCTGGGAGATGCCTTTTCTTTCCCGCactgaaaagtttaaaaaaccAATCCATTTCATCAATTGATAagcttataaaaaaattattaaagttaTTCGAAATAGGAGGAAATGAGAATCTACTTTATTTGGGAACAAAACATATACCTGTAGATAACTTTGGAGAAGGGTCGCTTGTGAGAACAAGGAATCCAATAGGGAGGGTTTGACGATACTTAGTGTGTTGTTTGTGTAAGCATATTATGGGAGAATATTGTTTACATGGTGTGTTTTGGAGGACTATGAAGTATTCGATACTTGAAAGTGAATTGGAGCTTGGAAATGTGAACTTTCTTTATCTCCTGCTTTAagctgtactctttttccccctttcaaccaaattttttatggatcatagatcttgtttgttgttgttaaagtaattaaatattaaaccacaccttcATCTAACGGCacaagcttttagaacagttggcggtggtcccataaaatctcacatggtatcagagcaagaggtCTTCGGTTCAAACCTTTTTAGGTcccatttgcctccccaattaaatatgtccatgcttagtactaggcaaaaagaccaaaaCTAAGCGTGCGGgagagtgttagagtaattaaatattaaaccacaccttTTTCTAACCGCTTAaccttttagaacagttgataaTAGTCTCCATAAAATCCCACAGTTGTTACTCTCTCAGTACAACGGTTTCTCATTCAATTCTGGAATCTGTTTCTCTGATTGTTATTTACTTTGATTATCACTAGATTTGGAACACGTGCTTTGGGCATATATAAAGAGtattttccatcaatcaatAAGAAAAATGTAGGTGCTTATTTTTATGACGTTGGATGTCTGGTTTTATTGGACACCCCATCAACTTAATTGGGTCGTGACATCTCTCACCATATTGCAATTAGATATTTTTCTTGTACGAATAAGGGGCTTGTTTTGTATTTGGAAACAACTTGTGGATGGTTAAAGATATCGtttgaaaatgatattttcattgTCAATGACCATATATTTAATTCTATGTATCTCTAGTTATATCAAATAGTGAGAAGGAAATCGGTGCCAAATTAATCTGTTGTGGATCCTTCTGCAGACCTTACTTGTATTTAAAAGCGTGTTTTTTTGGGGAACTTCTGCTTAAGCTCTTCGTTCCTTTAAACTTCGTAACAAATGCTGGATTGATCAAGGATTCCTTGATTCTATCTAATCAGTATGCGTTTTCTTtatataattgaaaaatttgtctTGAATGGTTTACGCAAAATGTAAACTGTGCAAAGTTTATTTAAAAACTATCATATTCTTTCATGCAAGACGTTTTATATATTGTTGTTCGTTTAGTGCACTTTTATTTATACATCCCTATCTTTGTCCTTTTTTAACAATACGAAACATGATTAGTATCTATGTTCTGTTTTTAAATAACTGTTGGTCACCTACATTTTATTTTGGTGAAGCTCTTTTAGTTTTCCTTTCTCCTCCCTCCCCCTAGGTTCCACCACTTGACATCTCTCTCTAACTCATGTCTCTCTTCCTGCTCGGGCCACAccaacactctctctctctctctataggtCAATATATATTCAAGTACAAGGACATTAGATTTGTTGAAAGCTCTTTGCTAGAAATTCTATGGGCAGAGAATCTCTTAGTTTTGAACGGATACTGAGGATATATCTCATGATTAGGAGTTGAAGGATCTTTTGAAAGCAGAAGTCATTACTTTTCCTATTATTTGTTATGAATGCCCGAAGGCGATAGTGAAAAGTTAGAAAAGACACAAATAAAGCGTTTTCAGTTTGTCTATTCCAGCCATTTTGTTGGAGACTCTCTATGGAATGTATCTCTGTTTAGAGTGGGGGATTGcctcaattttttattcttttttttggttccggAGTTAGTTGATCTTGTTTATGAACTAGTATTCATTTATGATGTGGTTAAGGCATTTTATTAGGTCTAGTTTATgtcaaaattttagatattgcTAGTGATAGGCAGCTTTCCTTATGTGGcctgcatttatttttttctttccacttGTGGAAATTTCTTCTGCTTTTTTTGCAGTGATTGGAATCCACATGCTGATCTACAAGCAATGGCCAGGGCTCATCGACTTGGACAAACCAACACAGTTAAGTGTCATTATTTAGGTATGctgcaggattttttttttttttttgttctgttgtATTGATACAAGCGGTTCTTTTTCCTGTGCCAGGTAATGATATACAGATTGGTTACGCGAGGTACAATTGAAGAAAGGATGATGCAAATGACTAAGAAAAAGATGGTTTTGGAGCATCTGGTGGTTGGAAGGCTAAAGGCTCAAAACATTAACCAGGTAGACAGCACCTATCCTCTCAGATAATCCCCACTCTCAGAAGTGAGAATATGAATTGCTTCCTTTGAGCAGTTTATATTTAGGAACACGAACCTTATATTGTTGATTGTATTTATAGTTTTGGTTCTCTATATTATTGACTGTATGGACCTGTTTAAACACTTAAATGTGTTTGCTGAATTTCTTTTATGTAATACAACCATATCTCTGAAATCATCATCAAAGAACTCCAGTTTTAGACCTCCTTCTAACCCAGCATCACCATACCCCAGTACAACCACCCCCCAGTCCCTCCTTCCCCTGGTGGTGAGAGTTCTGATCTGTTATTGTCTGGTCACAGGAAGAGTTAGATGACATTATAAGATATGGCTCGAAGGAGCTATTTGCTGATGAAAATGATGAAGCTGGAAAGTCCCGTCAAATTCACTACGACGATGCTGCCATAGATAGGTGAGCTTCCATCTTTGTTATCTCTATTACTCACAAAATTATGAATAATCAACATGACATTGTTATGCTTTATGACAGACTACTTGATAGAGAACAGGTTGGAGGTGAAGAGACCACtgtggaagatgatgaagatgatggatTTTTGAAGGCCTTCAAGGTTTTTTACTTAGTGTTAAACCTTGAGGATTATAGAACTTTTGTCTTTTGTGTCATGTGATGGGAGTTTTGTCTTTGTCTAGTGAGCTTAAACTATGCCATGCATTTAGTTTTAGATGTCTAATATCCAAGAAGTGGCTTAGGAGTTGCGAGACACTCGCATGGCACTTCTCTAACCCTGGATGAGAGATCATTGGTAAGTAGGATAAGTAGTGATAAAACTTTGAGGTCCTCTTTGGTAAACAGGACTGAGAAGGtgggaataaaataaaaggaattgttaggaaaaaaaaattgagaacgaGAATAATAATTACTCACT includes these proteins:
- the LOC115755878 gene encoding CHD3-type chromatin-remodeling factor PICKLE, which produces MSSLVERLRARSDRRPIYSIDESDDDDFGPRKPGLTQDKLEKIVRDDAKGDSCQACGESENLLSCETCNYSYHAKCLIPPLRAPYPSNWKCPECVSPLNDIEKILDCEMRPTVAGDSDASTLGTKQIFVKQYLVKWKGLSYLHCTWIPEKEFLKAFKSTPRLRTKVNNFHKQMASNNNADDEFVAIRPEWTTVDRIIACRLNDDEKEYLVKWKELSYDECYWEFETDISAFQPEIEKFNQIQSRSRRSSYAKQKSSLRDSSDLRKKQKEFHQYEHSPEFLTGGSLHPYQLEGLNFLRFSWSKQTHVILADEMGLGKTIQSIAFLASLFEENLYPFLVVAPLSTLRNWEREFATWAPQLNVVMYVGTSQARAIIRDYEFYFPKSKKLKRKKSGQLVSETKQDRIKFDVLLTSYEMVNLDTAALKPIQWECMIVDEGHRLKNKDSKLFHSLKQYSSRHRVLLTGTPLQNNLDELFMLMHFLDAGKFGSLEEFQEEFRDINQEEQIIRLHKMLAPHLLRRVKKDVMKELPPKKELILRVELSAKQKEYYKAILTRNYQILTRRGGAQISLINVVMELRKLCCHPYMLEGVEPDIEDGGEAYKQLLESCGKLQLLDKMMVKLKEQGHRVLIYTQFQHMLDLLEDYCTYKKWQYERIDGKVGGAERQIRIDRFNAKNSTRFCFLLSTRAGGLGINLATADTVIIYDSDWNPHADLQAMARAHRLGQTNTVMIYRLVTRGTIEERMMQMTKKKMVLEHLVVGRLKAQNINQEELDDIIRYGSKELFADENDEAGKSRQIHYDDAAIDRLLDREQVGGEETTVEDDEDDGFLKAFKVANFEYIDEVEAVAEEAVQKAPEESKSTIGSSERTNFWEELLRDRYEVHRVEEFNALGKGKRSRKQMVSVEEDDLAGLEDVSSEDEDYNYEAESTDGEAALPGIQTGRRPYRKRSRVDSTEPLPLMEGEGRSFRVLGFNQNQRAAFVQILMRFGVGDYDWREFTPRLKQKTYEEIKDYGNLFLSHIIEDITDSPNFSDGVPKEGLRIQDVLVRIAELLLVKEKVQSSSENVGAPLFSEEIVECFPGLKPGKFWKDEHDLLLLRAVLKHGYGRWQAIVDDKDLRVQEVICQELNLPFVNVPIPGQVPPVQPQNVANSTDATASNSQPRGNGNGNDSAVNVSQRVTETATQGQVYQDSNLLYHYRDTQRKQVEFIKKRVLLLEKGLNTEYYQQYFGELDSNGNASPESEPRVADASPSSSDNVDVKIIEQLPRINVIAAEEISAAACDDDSDRMELARMYNKMCKVVEDNVHESVQSFYSDSPASHRLRKNLIPLEIAFESITRILTPESGDPPKSEDPVVGPGQQSKAESSRTTESFTQGNGRAMQESNAEPTRESRLAYLLKDFLRDDWMPSDDVAATKNANLPGSERSSLAGNKEDDMEMKERSVPDEAENPEPNGAGGNSEGMDASDN